The genomic stretch TCTTGTGCTCATCTTTTCATTTCCACCATTGTTGAGCTCTTGTGCTCATCTTTTCCATTGATAATATGCAGTTTCTTTACCCTACTTTATCTGGGGtcatcattttatttaataaacaatAAGTATTTTTTTGTAGGCCAAGaaggagaaagaaagagaagagaaagagaaacggAAAGAGAAGGAGAAAAAAGAGAAGGAAAGAGAACGTGAGAAAGAGAAGTCTAAGGAACGACATAAAAAAGATGACACAGATAGTGATAATCCAGACATATCTGACAGCCATGGTTATAGAGAGGAGAAGAAAAAAGACAAGGATAAGGAAAGAAAACATCGGAGAAGACATCAGAGTAGTTTAGAAGACGTGGATTCTGAAAAAGACGAGAAGGAAGAATCTAGAAAATCACGAAGACATGGAAGTGAACGAAAGAAGTCTAGGAAGGTATGAATATTACTGCATCTTGCAAAAACTTGATTCAAAGTCTTACAACTTAGAATATGTATCTGAAATGACTATATTCTTGCAGCATGCAAACTCTGAGTCAGACAATGAAACTCGGCATAAAAAACACAAGAGGGATCACGGGGATGGTTCCAGGAAAACTGGATGGAATGAGGAGCTTGAAGATGGGGAGCTCGGCGATGATGTAGAGGTTTAGCTCTGCGTCCCTAACCTTTTTGCAATGATGAATGTTAACCTTTTTGCAATGATGAAGGTTAACCTTTTTGCAATGATGAGATATATAATCTAACCTGTTTTGGGGATTATTGATTTTTCGTTGTGCAACAACCTTGTTACTTTTCATCTCGGGACGCACCTGTCAATTTAGGATTATGTAAGAATGAAATCTTTCGGTTTCTGTTGTAGATTTATCAAATTTTATGTACACTATTTTTGTACACTATCTTTATATTATGTATACTTTTTACACAATATTTGTAGATTATGTTCTGACAAATGCTGAATTGGTGAACTGTTGCCATTTTACCAGAATAACTAAGCTATGTTTTATGTGTTTGATCATTTGTCCTCGATGAAGTAACTTAACGATGTGTTGAAGGAGTAATTTAGTGATGATGTGTTGAGACTTGAGACACCATGTAGGGCTCAATCTTAGTAAAAATCATTGTATTTCAAATACATAAACATGGGCTATGTTTATCACATTTTCATCAGACTCTTAAATTCTATAATTGCTCATCAGACCTgtgaaatttatttaattagtattgATAATTAGTGTagtttaaagaaataacttaGAATATAGTAGTATAAATGTTTTCTTAATTGtgtttcttatttattttgttaatttttttttttagtaatataagattgttaaaaaatataatataaatatattgttaaaaaaaaagtaaagtgTCTCACTAAAaggtaaaaatgattaaaaaagtaGACTAAATATATtcgttaaaaaaatatttctaagaaaaggtaaataaaatgattaaaaaagtAGACTGAATAGTTGGtggaaaaaattatgatttttttattagtttgaaggagaaatattaatttttaccaagtaataaaaaaaataaactgttaaataaatataaaagttacCAAATTAACATTGATTTATATGAAAAATTCTTAAGTTAATTTTTGATTTAAGCGTCAAAATTTCTTTCAATACtctaataaatttttatattttaacaatatttatatataagatgTTGGATTTCAAGTAATAATGTGCATAATATTAAATTGTCaataaataaaactattataaaaagaaactaaaaaagaATATTTACTTGATGGATAAGTAAGACTAAGAACTAAAGTTAACTTGACTTATATGCATAAATATTTACATGACTActgcataaaataaaattaaagaactCATAATGATTTGAAATTAAGGTGGTAAAGTTCCAATCATTTCTAATGCAATTTCGTTGCTGATAATATCCAAAATTGCATCAGTAATCTCAAAGCTAATGTCCCTAACTTCTTGTTCAAACTTATTCCATTCCATTATTGAATCCAAGTAATCAATAGTGAATAAAGACATTAAGCCATCTTCACTATATTGTCTCCATTCTCTTGTTCCTTTACAAGTCAGTTTCTCAAACTCTATAGGCCCCATTGATTTTCTGCAAACTTGCTTTCTGACCTCTTTTGTTGGAAGTGTTATTGTGATATCTTTAACACAATCAAATAGAAGCTTTTTTAACTTGCGTGATGCCTTTTTGGATTTTAATACTTGAGAAACATTAGGCTTAGGAATATACTCTTGCAACTGGTTACTGCAATCTTCTTTCTTTATTGATGCACCAAGTAAATTCAATATAGCAGCTGATAATAGTGAGTCCCCTGTCATTTTCTTAGGCATGCTTGTTCTTCTCTGTTGCATTTTCCCAACATCCTTGTCCACTGTTTTATAAGCACAAAACACTCGAACACTAAGGCATCCATAAtaccaacaataataataataataataataataagcagtATTCACGTTGCGGtttgaatattatatatatatatatatatatatatatatatatatatatatatatatatatatatatatatatatatatatatatatatatatatatatataaaataattcatttttgaaaatgacatccaaatcaaaacgaatgtatgtttttttgtttagttttgaaaattcaatttaaaatttaacATTATATGAACCGTTTTTATAAAATAACATCCAAATACAATAATAACTTTTCGACTTtgtacaatttaattttttttaaaaattattttgtaattttgatttagaacagtttgaatttgaataagtGTGATAAAACCATGTTGATCCTTAGTTAATAACAaacttaaataattaaatttaaaacataTACATTGTTGTTGTGCAAATTAAAACGTTTAATTTTGATTATAATCATTTCCAAAgtgtttcataagaagaaaatacTATCGATTCCTCATTCAAGCGTAAAACCATGTTGAACCTATAAGCTTGAATAGCTGAGATTTAATTCAAATACATTTCTAATCATAATAACTTTTGAAGCGACACATATGATTAATTGTAATTAGTCAATAGTGTTGTAACTTACCATTGGAATCACTTTCTAGAGGTATCTTTCCCTCTATGCATCTCTGTCTCTCCCATCTATTTTTAGCAAGAGCAACACAACAAATTAGTAATTCTTTCAAacaattggttaattaaatataTGTAAAATTTTATAGTTCTTACCTCATGTTGCATTCTTTGCAAGCTTGATGAATATGGGAAGAACATAATTGGTGATCTTTATGTGATGATATTGAAGTTCCTTCTTCATCAACATTTGAGCATGAGTTGAACATAGTAGAGTTGCTACTAGCTGATGAAATTTGAACATTGCAACTTGCATGTTTTTTTCTTTGACCATTGTCTCTACCTTGGCTATGAAAAACTAGCTTGTTAACTATAGGTGCTAGAAATTTGGAAAATGGTAATAAaacctttttctttctctttttgaatGAATCTTCATTTAAGTATCCTCTTTCTACAAGGTATAGCTCTAGCATGAAAGGTTCTTGATGCTCATTAAGAAATTCTCCTAGTCTTTTTTGGGGTGAAGCCATTTGAATTGAGGAACTATGTTGAAGGGTTAGGAATTCAAAATAAAAGATGATAGGTATAGGACAACATATTTGAAACCACCCATAAAGGATGCTTTTGTAGTTTATGACCTCATTTTTACTAGGatacaaaaattacaaaattttaaaatttgataaaaacacccattttaaaataaaaaattaacatctCAAAGTAACTTTTTTTTATGAAGACATAGTAGCTTTTCTCAATTGTTTATTTTTGTGGTAGTTTACCAAATAAGTGTAGTAGATGGTTAAATTGGATTTGACATTTGTATGATGCTAACCAATGTTTTAAAGTTGTTAGCatcatatattatttaaaaatataggtATTGAAAAAAATTCAAGTTGCAAGTAGATTTAATATAAGATCCTTTAACATAcgttgattttaataaaatttaacataaatttttagtgtaaattgatttaaattatttgtCATTTATATTCACTTTCAAAGCTCAATATTATTGGATGTGGGAGTCTAATTCTTACCTTAAATCCAATTAATTacctttatattttaaaatataatattcttatttttgaTTTGTTAGTTCAGTGACTGAAATTTTAACTCTTAACAATATATAAATGAGATATAACCTTTATTTCAAAATCAGATGTCTCTACATAATTATACATAAttatgattaaattaatttaatgtgacattttaaagaatattttaaaagacCAATAACATGTTACATAGTAACTAAATTGATGTAGCCATATAAGTTGAAACACCAAATTAGGtatatttatttgaaaaataatttgttCATGTGCGACTTGTGAGTTAGTTTAGATTTGGTTGTCAGCCAATTGTACAATTGTACAGTTTGgttgttgaattttattttaactctCTTCTTCAATAAATAATATGGACCCAACACAAACCTCTCTATCTTTCTTATCTACTTTCACAATTTTCATTGCTTTATCTAAGATTTTTACTTCAATAATAATGCAATCAAAATTGAACAAAACTTGCTAAATCCTTGTACTTTTCCATACAATCTTTGTTAACTAGTGAAGGCTTAATTCTATTTTTGTTTCTTAACACCCCATGTGACCTTTAAtgtttttaatataattctttttCTAAGGATGTAAAAGGATATTTTTATCTAAACATCTATCACTTTTGGTGGGAGATAAAGAGTAATCATGAAAAAGACTCATATATAAATTTCACATATGGAATTtatcaagaaaaaaaaattgagtgctattaaaaaatattaaagtttttattttattttatatgtaaaaTTTGTTGAGGATATATTGCAAGTGTTAGTATTGGGGAAATAGTCCTACATAAAAATATAGTGACTTAGACATTTATAAATAGGA from Vicia villosa cultivar HV-30 ecotype Madison, WI linkage group LG4, Vvil1.0, whole genome shotgun sequence encodes the following:
- the LOC131596461 gene encoding uncharacterized protein LOC131596461, with protein sequence MASPQKRLGEFLNEHQEPFMLELYLVERGYLNEDSFKKRKKKVLLPFSKFLAPIVNKLVFHSQGRDNGQRKKHASCNVQISSASSNSTMFNSCSNVDEEGTSISSHKDHQLCSSHIHQACKECNMRWERQRCIEGKIPLESDSNVDKDVGKMQQRRTSMPKKMTGDSLLSAAILNLLGASIKKEDCSNQLQEYIPKPNVSQVLKSKKASRKLKKLLFDCVKDITITLPTKEVRKQVCRKSMGPIEFEKLTCKGTREWRQYSEDGLMSLFTIDYLDSIMEWNKFEQEVRDISFEITDAILDIISNEIALEMIGTLPP